In the genome of Acetobacter oryzifermentans, one region contains:
- a CDS encoding histidine phosphatase family protein gives MRSFPVLLVRHAPVQVAQGICYGRQDVALSPGWESIVSGLSVLAKGAVCQVLYSSPAQRCWQMAQRLAQSAGMELRVDHRLAELNFGRWEGVRWQDIDRTLLDEWAQNPEGFAPPEGESGQDLYQRIQSFWREVRQREENVCVLSHGGPLRLLSAFAGGYKPHLLAPSMPQGFARLFMVGEKNELASTQRDFLTHHKKEEPCQV, from the coding sequence ATGCGATCTTTTCCCGTGTTGCTGGTAAGGCATGCTCCTGTTCAGGTTGCGCAGGGCATTTGTTACGGCAGGCAGGATGTTGCCCTTAGCCCAGGGTGGGAGAGTATTGTTTCTGGGCTTTCTGTTCTGGCTAAAGGTGCTGTTTGCCAGGTGTTATATAGCTCTCCTGCGCAAAGGTGCTGGCAGATGGCGCAGCGTTTGGCGCAAAGTGCAGGCATGGAACTACGCGTGGATCACCGATTGGCGGAATTGAATTTTGGCCGGTGGGAAGGTGTGCGTTGGCAGGACATAGATCGCACATTGCTGGATGAATGGGCCCAAAATCCAGAAGGTTTTGCACCGCCAGAAGGTGAAAGCGGGCAAGACCTGTACCAGAGGATTCAAAGTTTCTGGCGCGAAGTGCGCCAACGTGAAGAAAATGTGTGTGTATTATCGCATGGAGGGCCATTGCGGCTTTTGAGCGCTTTTGCTGGTGGGTATAAACCGCACCTTCTCGCACCTTCCATGCCGCAAGGTTTTGCGCGCCTGTTTATGGTGGGAGAAAAGAACGAACTTGCCTCAACTCAAAGAGATTTTTTGACACATCATAAAAAGGAAGAGCCGTGCCAAGTATGA
- a CDS encoding cobyrinate a,c-diamide synthase, with the protein MTAPRIIMVAAPRSGGGKTTVTLALLAAFQRRGLRVGAVKTGPDYIDPAFHAAITHRPPLNLDSWCMPANLLAGIMNAAAKDVDVVVVESAMGLFDGLMAQKNARGAPSDIAALFGIPVLLVLDVSGQGQSVGPIAQGFARWSDAVQVRGVVINRVASERHERLARSAVAMADLPVCGALMRQKGEVLPERHLGLVQAREHGNLAGWLSDLADKAERELDLDAILEAAAPLAEQKADPVSLAEACIPPPGQRIAVADDAAFSFLYGHLSLFWRKVGAELVPFSPLADQAPDTSCDACWLPGGYPELYAGQIAQAEHFKKGLQDFALKNPVHGECGGYMVLGRALEDAQGQTHAMAGLLGHVTSFARRKLHLGYREATLLTDNVLGHTGTRLRGHEFHYATVMDKGEDAPLADLAAGDGTPLGACGGQRGLVSGSFFHVLARCSNQNILNSSSL; encoded by the coding sequence ATGACAGCCCCTCGTATTATTATGGTTGCCGCTCCTCGTTCTGGCGGTGGCAAAACAACGGTTACACTCGCATTGCTGGCGGCTTTTCAACGCCGAGGATTACGGGTAGGGGCCGTTAAAACTGGCCCAGATTATATAGATCCCGCTTTTCATGCAGCTATCACACATCGGCCACCTCTTAATTTGGATAGCTGGTGCATGCCTGCAAATTTGCTGGCTGGTATCATGAATGCCGCTGCCAAAGATGTTGACGTGGTTGTGGTGGAATCTGCAATGGGGTTGTTTGATGGATTAATGGCCCAAAAAAATGCACGTGGTGCACCTTCTGATATTGCAGCTCTATTTGGGATTCCTGTTTTGCTGGTGCTGGATGTTTCTGGGCAAGGGCAATCTGTTGGGCCGATTGCTCAGGGCTTTGCGAGATGGTCTGATGCTGTGCAGGTGCGTGGTGTTGTCATCAACCGTGTTGCATCCGAACGGCATGAACGTTTGGCGCGCTCTGCCGTGGCCATGGCAGACCTGCCTGTTTGTGGGGCGCTCATGCGCCAAAAGGGTGAGGTACTGCCAGAGCGGCATTTAGGATTAGTGCAAGCGCGTGAGCATGGCAATCTGGCAGGGTGGTTATCAGACCTTGCAGATAAGGCAGAACGTGAACTGGATCTGGATGCTATTCTGGAAGCAGCAGCGCCTCTGGCGGAACAGAAGGCTGATCCAGTATCTCTGGCAGAAGCATGTATTCCGCCTCCGGGCCAACGGATTGCCGTGGCGGATGATGCTGCTTTTTCGTTTTTATATGGGCATCTTTCTTTGTTTTGGAGAAAAGTGGGGGCGGAGTTGGTTCCGTTTTCTCCACTGGCCGATCAGGCACCAGATACCTCTTGCGATGCTTGTTGGTTACCTGGGGGGTATCCAGAACTTTATGCAGGCCAGATTGCGCAAGCAGAGCATTTTAAAAAAGGCTTGCAGGATTTTGCGCTTAAGAACCCTGTACATGGGGAGTGCGGAGGCTACATGGTTTTGGGCCGTGCATTGGAAGATGCGCAGGGGCAGACACATGCTATGGCAGGTTTGCTAGGACATGTAACGTCTTTCGCGCGTCGAAAATTGCATTTAGGCTATCGTGAGGCCACGCTGCTGACAGATAATGTTTTGGGCCACACAGGCACACGTTTACGCGGGCACGAATTCCATTATGCAACGGTTATGGATAAAGGTGAGGACGCGCCATTGGCAGATCTGGCAGCAGGGGATGGTACGCCCCTTGGTGCATGTGGTGGCCAGCGTGGCTTAGTTTCTGGGTCATTCTTTCATGTTCTGGCACGGTGTTCCAATCAGAATATTTTGAACTCTTCCTCTTTATGA
- the cobN gene encoding cobaltochelatase subunit CobN, whose product MHLLVRENRTLDEQEMAEDLNLPSADLVVLSFTESDLLALRHAEALLRAQTEEGIVLPTLQVTSLARLRHPMSIYLYIETTLQKARCVVVRLLGGLDYWRYGAEELAAWSRETGVPLALLPGDTSQSSVSDVREQAVHTGDDGRLAELSTISAEYYARLNGFFQQGGPDNICAALEVMSALAGMQEDKGTHPKALPAWGVYRSYPTTVMPVQVQIKAVILLYRAHLLVGDVAGPECLAEELAQRGCAVDIVYVTSLKDPNVSDDVSYYLQRVKPDVVLDATCFSARSQNGFSPLDVADAPILQLLQPGCTQALWQESPRGLARADMAMQVVLPELDGTIATFPISFRKDAQPGQPAFREPYKPGIKLVAGRAIAWAKLRKMAQSDKKISIILSDYPGAGLEKSGAHIAHAVGLDGFASTSSILTLLHKAGYHTGAKNVPDAKALAAALVGGSSKPVLDTKLYRQFLADLDPDFVKSVFAAWGDPEHDANVKDGVFCQRYIQLGNISLAVQPDRGAVADRKALYHDPDTPPCHAYVAFYLWLQHVKKLDAMVHLGTHGTLEWLPGKAVALSPSCGPVVLTGDVPVIYPFIVNNPGEAAAARRRLGAVIIGHMTPPVMQAELSVDAQELERLIDEYAEADGLDPRRGALLRADILEKAVRTGVLAESGVRPGEMDEAEALARLDAYLCDVKDLQIRDGLHVFGKPAVHSKKLVQIIAQACGRQADTVFMSEVAHKIMQSGQAEAHALLAALDGRFVAPGPAGAPTRGRVDVLPTGRNLFTVDPRALPTPSAMVLAEKMEKLLLTRHLQEQGEHLTHMIMDMWGSASLRTGGEDMALALRLMGIEVQRTAGTGHVCGFEIIPLPVLDRPRVDVTLRVSGLFRDAFADQIALFDQAVAAVAERNEPAEWNPLAASAKGLKGEARKRATARIFGAAVGNYGTGVEERLTAGSWAHTQELGTAWLEGSSWTYGGGRDGQQDMQALSNLVGQAEVVLHVQDNAETDILESPDIAAHEGGLSAAAATLGATPTILHGDTSRPDMPRLRTAAQEVARIVRGRLANPQWIEGMQQHGYAGAAEMARGLDALHGFAATLPQRFDRQFDLVFAQTLGNAACDAFLKQENPAAREAMRARFADVWRRGLWHPQGNSVACVLDEENEA is encoded by the coding sequence ATGCATCTTTTGGTGCGGGAAAACCGGACGCTCGATGAACAGGAAATGGCAGAGGATCTCAATCTTCCCTCTGCTGATCTTGTTGTACTTTCTTTTACAGAAAGTGATCTTCTGGCCCTGCGCCATGCAGAAGCCTTGCTACGTGCTCAAACTGAAGAAGGCATAGTGCTTCCCACCTTGCAGGTCACAAGCCTGGCAAGATTACGCCATCCTATGTCGATCTATTTGTACATTGAAACCACATTGCAAAAAGCGCGCTGTGTTGTGGTGCGGCTGTTGGGTGGTTTGGATTACTGGCGTTATGGGGCAGAAGAACTGGCGGCATGGAGCCGTGAAACAGGCGTGCCGCTGGCTTTGTTACCCGGTGATACATCACAAAGTTCTGTTTCTGATGTGCGGGAACAGGCAGTACATACCGGAGATGATGGACGGCTGGCGGAACTTTCCACTATTTCCGCAGAATATTACGCGCGGTTAAACGGTTTTTTCCAACAAGGAGGGCCGGATAACATCTGCGCAGCATTGGAAGTTATGTCTGCACTGGCAGGGATGCAGGAAGATAAAGGGACACATCCTAAAGCATTGCCTGCATGGGGCGTATATCGTTCTTATCCTACTACCGTCATGCCAGTTCAGGTGCAGATAAAAGCAGTGATACTTCTTTATCGCGCGCATTTGTTGGTAGGAGACGTGGCAGGGCCGGAATGTTTGGCAGAAGAACTGGCGCAACGTGGCTGTGCTGTAGATATTGTATATGTTACATCTTTGAAAGATCCTAACGTTTCTGATGATGTAAGCTATTATCTACAACGTGTAAAACCGGATGTTGTTCTGGACGCAACATGTTTTTCTGCACGAAGCCAGAATGGTTTTTCACCATTGGATGTGGCCGATGCGCCTATTTTGCAGCTTCTGCAGCCGGGGTGCACACAGGCTTTGTGGCAAGAAAGCCCACGAGGTCTGGCGCGGGCGGATATGGCCATGCAAGTGGTATTGCCAGAACTGGACGGCACAATTGCAACATTTCCAATTTCTTTCAGAAAAGATGCACAGCCCGGACAGCCTGCATTTAGAGAACCTTATAAACCGGGGATAAAGTTGGTGGCAGGCCGTGCAATTGCATGGGCTAAATTGCGGAAAATGGCGCAGTCAGACAAAAAAATATCTATTATTTTGTCTGACTACCCAGGTGCAGGGCTCGAAAAATCTGGGGCCCATATAGCGCATGCTGTGGGGTTAGATGGTTTTGCATCTACATCTTCCATTCTCACGCTCTTGCATAAGGCAGGTTATCATACAGGAGCAAAAAATGTTCCTGATGCAAAAGCCCTTGCCGCAGCGCTTGTTGGTGGCAGTTCAAAGCCTGTTCTTGATACAAAGCTGTATCGTCAGTTTTTGGCAGATTTGGATCCGGATTTTGTAAAATCTGTTTTTGCCGCATGGGGTGATCCCGAACACGATGCCAATGTAAAAGATGGCGTGTTTTGTCAGCGTTACATCCAGTTGGGCAATATTTCTCTGGCAGTGCAGCCAGATAGAGGGGCAGTAGCGGACCGTAAAGCGCTGTATCATGATCCAGACACACCTCCATGCCATGCATACGTTGCATTTTACTTGTGGTTGCAACATGTAAAAAAACTGGATGCCATGGTGCATTTGGGCACGCACGGCACGCTGGAATGGTTGCCCGGTAAGGCTGTGGCGTTGTCTCCATCCTGTGGGCCAGTTGTGCTGACGGGTGATGTGCCGGTTATTTATCCGTTTATTGTCAATAATCCGGGTGAGGCCGCAGCTGCGCGTCGGCGTTTGGGTGCTGTTATTATCGGCCATATGACGCCTCCTGTCATGCAGGCGGAACTTTCAGTAGATGCGCAGGAACTCGAACGGCTGATTGATGAATACGCTGAAGCAGACGGTCTGGACCCCCGCCGAGGCGCTTTGCTACGTGCTGATATTTTAGAAAAAGCTGTGCGCACGGGTGTGTTGGCTGAAAGCGGTGTGCGCCCCGGAGAAATGGATGAGGCAGAAGCGCTTGCGCGGCTTGATGCCTATTTGTGCGATGTAAAAGATCTGCAAATTCGTGATGGTTTGCATGTTTTTGGCAAACCAGCCGTACACTCCAAAAAACTGGTGCAGATTATTGCACAGGCATGCGGGCGGCAGGCGGATACTGTTTTCATGTCTGAAGTGGCGCATAAAATCATGCAAAGCGGGCAAGCAGAGGCACACGCCCTGCTTGCTGCATTAGATGGACGTTTTGTAGCACCCGGCCCAGCCGGTGCGCCAACCCGTGGACGGGTGGATGTGCTGCCTACAGGGCGCAATCTGTTTACGGTGGACCCTCGCGCATTGCCCACACCTTCTGCCATGGTGTTGGCCGAGAAAATGGAAAAGCTTTTGCTGACAAGGCATTTGCAGGAACAGGGTGAACATCTAACACATATGATTATGGATATGTGGGGTTCTGCCAGTTTGCGCACCGGCGGAGAGGATATGGCCCTTGCCTTGCGTCTTATGGGAATAGAGGTACAGCGCACCGCTGGCACAGGGCATGTTTGTGGGTTTGAAATTATTCCTTTGCCAGTGTTGGACCGGCCAAGAGTAGATGTAACGTTGCGTGTTTCTGGCCTATTTCGTGATGCTTTTGCAGATCAGATTGCCCTGTTTGATCAGGCTGTAGCGGCTGTTGCGGAACGGAATGAACCTGCCGAATGGAATCCTTTGGCGGCATCTGCCAAAGGGCTGAAAGGAGAGGCCCGAAAGCGGGCTACGGCTCGTATTTTTGGTGCTGCGGTTGGTAATTACGGCACAGGCGTTGAGGAACGCCTGACTGCGGGATCTTGGGCTCATACGCAGGAACTTGGAACAGCTTGGCTGGAAGGTTCATCATGGACATATGGTGGTGGGCGAGATGGACAGCAGGATATGCAGGCTCTTTCCAATTTGGTGGGGCAAGCAGAAGTTGTGCTGCATGTGCAAGACAATGCTGAAACCGATATTTTGGAAAGCCCGGATATAGCTGCGCATGAAGGTGGCCTTTCTGCTGCGGCCGCTACATTGGGCGCAACACCAACCATATTACATGGTGATACATCTCGGCCAGATATGCCACGGTTGCGAACAGCAGCGCAGGAAGTGGCGCGTATTGTGCGCGGACGGTTGGCTAACCCGCAATGGATTGAAGGTATGCAGCAGCACGGATACGCGGGTGCGGCAGAAATGGCGCGCGGATTAGATGCATTACACGGATTTGCAGCCACATTGCCCCAACGGTTTGATCGGCAATTCGATCTGGTTTTTGCTCAAACATTGGGAAATGCCGCGTGTGATGCATTTTTAAAACAGGAAAACCCAGCAGCGCGGGAAGCTATGCGTGCACGGTTTGCCGATGTATGGCGGCGAGGTTTGTGGCACCCACAGGGAAATAGTGTGGCCTGTGTTCTGGATGAGGAAAATGAGGCATGA
- the cobW gene encoding cobalamin biosynthesis protein CobW: protein MTIASRVPVTIITGFLGAGKTTLLRNLLQRAAGHRIAVVVNEFGSLGIDGEILRGCGVEGCKEDDIVELTNGCLCCTVADDFLPIMEALLDRADPPEHVVIETSGLALPKPLLKAFGWPTVRNRMTVDGVITVVDAPAVAAGRFADDPEAIAQQRAADPSLDHDNPLAEVFEDQINAADLVVLNKTDLLDADALTRVEDEIRHTAPRPVQIVRATEGKVDPAILLGIGAAAEADLAARPSHHDAEDGEHEHDDFESFVVRVPEQHSVEQFLTLLQDTARRYDVLRMKGFAAVAGKAMRLAVQGVGVRFRHEFDRPLSANEKREGRIVVIGQKGLDAASIAKALGGTLVTA from the coding sequence ATGACAATCGCATCTCGCGTGCCTGTAACCATTATCACTGGTTTTTTAGGGGCAGGTAAAACAACCCTTTTGCGTAATCTGCTTCAGCGTGCTGCAGGGCACCGTATTGCCGTGGTGGTGAACGAATTTGGTTCCCTTGGCATTGATGGGGAAATCCTGCGCGGATGCGGAGTGGAAGGCTGCAAGGAAGATGACATTGTAGAGCTGACCAACGGTTGCTTGTGCTGCACGGTAGCAGATGATTTTCTGCCAATCATGGAAGCTCTGCTAGATCGGGCTGATCCACCGGAACATGTGGTTATTGAAACATCTGGTTTGGCACTGCCTAAACCATTGCTCAAGGCTTTTGGTTGGCCAACAGTGCGTAACCGCATGACAGTTGATGGCGTGATAACGGTAGTAGATGCACCAGCAGTGGCAGCAGGCCGTTTTGCAGATGATCCTGAAGCTATTGCCCAGCAGCGTGCGGCAGATCCTTCTTTGGATCATGACAACCCATTAGCAGAAGTTTTTGAAGATCAGATTAATGCCGCAGATCTTGTGGTGTTGAACAAGACAGATCTGCTGGATGCAGATGCGCTGACACGTGTTGAAGATGAAATCCGCCACACGGCACCACGCCCAGTTCAGATTGTGCGTGCCACAGAAGGCAAGGTGGATCCAGCCATATTGCTTGGGATTGGGGCAGCGGCAGAAGCAGACTTGGCTGCGCGTCCTTCTCATCATGATGCAGAGGATGGCGAACACGAACATGATGACTTTGAAAGTTTTGTCGTGCGCGTGCCTGAGCAGCACAGCGTCGAGCAGTTTTTAACGCTCTTGCAGGATACGGCGCGCCGTTATGATGTACTGCGCATGAAAGGTTTTGCAGCGGTAGCAGGCAAGGCTATGCGTTTGGCTGTGCAGGGTGTGGGGGTGCGTTTCCGGCACGAATTTGATCGTCCTCTTTCCGCTAACGAAAAACGAGAAGGCCGCATTGTCGTGATCGGGCAAAAGGGGCTGGATGCTGCATCCATAGCCAAGGCTCTTGGCGGCACCTTGGTAACGGCCTGA
- a CDS encoding DUF1636 family protein: protein MAEAPDFSQKSLQNRPVLHVCVTCRRGGPAMDQPPGAQLYARLQALVQEAEATGQEAPVLLRQVQCLAACDRGCTAAIAMPERWTWLLGHLGTEKAEDLLAYAQLYAKSARGTVMPSRRPASLSNMVLGRVPAQLYDEQEPS from the coding sequence ATGGCCGAAGCTCCCGATTTTTCTCAAAAATCACTTCAGAATCGTCCTGTTTTGCATGTGTGTGTCACGTGTCGGCGCGGTGGGCCTGCTATGGATCAACCGCCGGGTGCCCAGCTATATGCACGTTTACAGGCCTTGGTGCAGGAAGCAGAAGCTACTGGGCAGGAAGCTCCCGTTCTGCTGCGTCAGGTTCAGTGTTTGGCAGCCTGCGATCGCGGATGCACTGCAGCCATTGCTATGCCAGAGCGTTGGACATGGTTATTAGGACATCTGGGTACAGAAAAAGCAGAAGATCTGCTGGCTTATGCCCAACTCTATGCAAAGTCTGCGCGGGGAACAGTCATGCCTTCGCGCCGTCCGGCATCTCTTTCCAATATGGTGTTGGGGCGTGTTCCCGCACAACTTTATGATGAACAGGAGCCTTCATGA
- a CDS encoding MarR family winged helix-turn-helix transcriptional regulator, translating into MTSPRVLPTLDETRFSDMALTFRIMRLATVWRTQLDRALRPHGMTLASMRPMAYLMMMPDGATQSDLAAAMNVDCSALVRILDLLEKQKLITRQQDMQDRRAKKLVLTPAGQERCVLFHTISAQLEQNVRQNLTEDQVRSLIHDLSCMLETHHER; encoded by the coding sequence ATGACTTCTCCACGCGTTCTGCCCACACTGGATGAAACGCGTTTTTCAGACATGGCGCTTACCTTCCGTATTATGCGGTTAGCCACAGTCTGGCGCACGCAACTGGACAGGGCCTTGCGCCCCCATGGCATGACATTAGCCAGTATGCGCCCGATGGCTTATTTGATGATGATGCCCGATGGAGCCACGCAAAGTGATCTTGCAGCCGCCATGAACGTGGATTGTTCTGCACTGGTGCGTATTCTGGATTTGTTGGAAAAACAAAAGCTGATCACACGCCAACAGGATATGCAGGACCGGCGCGCCAAAAAGCTTGTGCTCACACCTGCAGGGCAAGAAAGATGTGTGTTGTTTCACACTATTTCTGCACAGCTTGAACAGAATGTCCGCCAGAACCTCACGGAAGACCAAGTGCGTAGCTTAATTCATGATCTTTCCTGCATGCTGGAAACACATCATGAACGCTAG